One candidate division WOR-3 bacterium genomic window, CCGTATGACCCTTATGTTTATCAGGATTCATTACTGCCATTGCTCATCTCTCCTTCTATTACCGTAGACTTAGCAGGTATTCCCCATATCCTCTGGGAGGGTGATTCAACGAATATGAGATATTATACGATTGTTGATACGAATATTACCACCAAATCTTTGATGAGAATGTTGATTTTCCATTTATTGGGATGAATGGAGACCAGATTCAATTATTCTATACTGCAAGGGATTCAATCAGGTATAGATATTCCTGGACTGGGACAGAAAATTTGAGCCAGACCTGGAGCTTGACGACCGGAGACCCTGAAACGAGTTCAGGGCAAGTTTCAAGTGGTCAGTATTTGGCCTGGACAAAGAAAGAGAATGGATTATCTCATTTATATTACGGTGCAATTCCGGCAAGTGGCACAATAAATCCAATAGAAGTCAACTATTCTACAGATTTGATTTCTTATCCCCAGATTCTATTCAACCCAAAGCCTCCATCAATTGACCTGGTCTGGACCGAGTATAGCGAGATTGATTCAATCGGAACAATCTATTATCTCAATCTGCCAATAACTGAGGTTGCGCCAAAGTATGCCTTTGATATGGGGACTGAAACCCCGGTGCCGATTCTGGTCCAGAGAGACCGGTATAAGGTATTGGGGACTGAAGACTATAAGACATTTGACTATGACAGCACTGAATTGGTCTATCATTTGACTCTCCATTCACCACATACAAAATATAAGGTCCGCTGGACCTGGTATCATGAAGAAGGAAACAAGATACACCTACAGTTCAATATTGATGATATCTTTCACCATAATAAATGGGTAAAACCAGGAGAAAAAATAATAGAAGAATCCTGGATTCCTGATGCCTGTATTCATGACAATGAGATTACGATAAAAGTAAAACTCTTAAATGGCACGGTTGCAGTCCTTTCAGGATTTGAGATTTATGCAGAAGAGGTTGGTGGTGGTGGTCCACAGGGTGAAGAGACAAAACTTACGAGTCCGTTTTACTTTGACAGGCTATATCCCAATCCAGCAAAAGGTGTAATAAGGCTTCGGTTCAATTCCCCGGACGAGCGTAAAATCACAATCAAAATTTATGATGTTTGTGGCAGGCTTGTGAATGAAAAGAATATAATAAAGTCCAAGATTGGAATGAATGAACTATTGATTACACCAAAAGATCTATCCGCTGGTGTCTATTTTGTTCGGCTTGAAACCGATGGTTATCAGAAAGTAGAAAAAGCCATTCTTCTGCGTTAAACGGTAGTTGCAACCTTCAGGTTGCGCTACCTTTCTTAGCGCGGGCTAAAGCCTGCGGCTACCATTTTACCGATTGCCACCCGAGAGAGAATCACTAAAGTGTTGCCCTACAAAAGTACCTAACGCTAAATCATTGATTACCCTTACAAATTTTGTCCATGAGTTTAATCGTTACTTCATAAGATATAAAAAACTCATAGCATCGAATTGTTGACTTTTGTTGTAATTTTTATATAATTTGACAATATCTGTGCCCCTGTAGCTCAGCAGGATAGAGCAGCGGTTTCCTAAACCGCAGGTCACCCGTTCAAATCGGGTCAGGGGTATTTACGGGTAACTGACGATAATCTATAAGGAGAATTTATGAAAGATATGAAAAGAGGCGTGAAGAGTGAGGATTCTTTCCAGCGCACGATGGAAAGAGTGATAAAATTTATCGTGCGCCATCGCGAGACCGCCACCTGGTTGGGTATTGGGCTTTTGGCAGCAATTTTTATCATAGGGTATCTCTTATACCCCCAGGAAAAAACAAATCCGGAGGCTGAACTCCTTTATACCCAGGCAATCAATCTGGTGAGCATGGGGCGCTTACAGGATGCCGAAAACTATTTTTTGCAATTGACTGAGAAATTTGGTAACACTCGTCCAGGAAGAGTTGCTTATTATTATCTGGGTGTGATAAATTATAATACGGCACGCTTCAGCGAAGCCCTTGATTACTTTGATCGATTTTTATCGAAAGAAAAAAGAGATCCCCTGTTAACGCCATCTGCCCAATTTGGTGCTGGTTGTGCAGCGGAGGGCTTAAAAGATTATGAAAGGGCAATGAAATATTATGAAAAAGTTGCAAAAAACAAAAAATCCCACTTCTATTTCTTAGGCATGCTTGCCTGGGGAAGAATTAATGGGATATTGGGTAATCCTGAAAGAGCTCGGGAGATTCTAAAAAAACTTCTTGAACAAAATCCACCGCAGGATATCACCAATGATGCCCGGTTCTATCTTGGTTATTTTAACCGATAGCCCAATCGATTCAATTCTTCAGGCTTAAGTATCTATGAATAATCTTTCCCTCGCATTTTTATGGCATTTTCATCAGCCGATCTACTCCACACCTGACGATAATGTCCTGCCCATGCCTTGGGTCAGACTCCATGCAATCAAAGATTATTTAGATATGCTGAAAAACTTGCAGAAATTCCCGATGCTTACTGCTACCTTTAATTTTACCCCTTCACTCCTTTTACAGATTAAAGAATATAAAGAAGGAAAAAGCACCGACCGACAATTTCTGCTTTTCCGAAAACGGGCCGAAGACCTGACGCTTGAAGAAAAAGTGGAAATCTTAAAAGATTTTTTTCTTGCCAACTGGGAAAAGATGGTCGAACCTTATCCCCGGTATTTCTCTTTGTTGATGAAGCGAGGAAAAAAATTGGTTCCCGAAGAATTACCGAGTGTTGCCGAGAGTTTTACCACTGATGAGTTCCGAGACCTCCAGATATGGGCGAATCTCGTCTGGATTGACCCACTCTTTCGCGAAGAGATAAAAGAGCTTTATCAGAAAGGAAAAAATTTTCGTGAACAGGATAAAGAGATAATCATCAATCTCCAGAATAAAATCATCGGTTCATTGTTTGATGAATATAAGAATGCCTATCAATCTGGACAGATTGAATTGACAACCTCGCCATTAGCCCATCCGATTCTGCCCTTGCTAATCAATAGCAACCTGGCAAAAATCTCCACTCCTAATCTGGAAATACCCTTTGAGTTCAAACATCCGGAGGATGCCCGTGCTCAGATATTGCAGGGACTGAAGGTATTTGAAGATATCTTTGGCTTCCGGCCTAAGGGACTTTGGCCCTCCGAAGGAAGCGTCTGTGCAGAATTGATACCCATTTTATCTGAACTCGGTATTGAATGGATTGCCACTGATGAAGAAATCCTCGCCCGTTCCATAAATATTTCATTCAAGAGAGATGAACACGGTATACCTAATCAAAGCCACCGCCTCTATCGCCCATGGCAGATAGGCAATGTTAAAATATTTTTCCGCGATCATCTATTATCCGACCGGATTGCCTTTGTCTATAACGGCTGGGAAGCCGAGAAAGCGGTGGAAGATTTTATTACCCGGATAAAACAGATTGCCGGTTCCCTTTCGCCGACTGAGAAATATATCCTGCCGGTAATCCTTGATGGCGAAAATGCCTGGGAGTACTTTGATAACGATGGCACGGAGTTTTTAAATCTGCTGTATCAGCGCCTGAGTGAAGAACGAATTCCCACAACGACATTTTCCAGATTCCTCAGCGAATATCCCTCACCTGTGAACAATCTTACCAATTTGTTTCCGGGCTCCTGGATTGGTGCCAATTTTAATATATGGATTGGTAAATCTGAGGATCATAAAGCCTGGTTGATTATCAAAAACTTACGCGAAAAAATAGTGGCTTCCGGAACTCAGGATAGCCAAATCTGGCAAAGACTTTATTTTCTTGAAGGGAGTGATTGGTTCTGGTGGTTTGGTGACGATTTCTTTGCGGTGACGACGGAGATATTTGATGAGCTATTCCGAAAAAATGCCCTCTGGATTTATCAAAGGTTGAACATGGAACCACCCCATGAACTATTTTTACCAATAAATCCTCAATCAGAGATTGCGGCAACCCAACCCATTGATTGTATCACACCTACCATTGATGGAAAATTGACTTTTTTTTATGAATGGTATAACGCGGGTTATCTGGACCTGCAAAGGACCGGAGGTACGATGCAACGGTTTGCCGGGCTTTTTGCCAAGGTTTTCTATGGTTTTGATGATAAAAATTTATATATCAGATTTGATGTGGTAAATCAAGATATCAATCAGTATGAATATGAGATAAACTTTGAAAAGCCGCCAGGCTTGAAATATGTCTTAGGTATTGCTGAAAATGTGACTTTTAAAATTGAAGAAATTGCAGAGGTTGCAATTCCATTGGATAATTTAAATCTTACAGAGGAAAAACATGTGGAGTTCGTAATCAAAGCCCGGGAAAAGGGTAAGGAAATTGACCGCACACCGCTTTTAAAAGTCTCCCTCACCAAAAAAGATATCATTTTGAAAAACTGGACTGTATAAGTTTTTATGCCGAGAGGGGGAGTTGAACCCCCACGTGCCTTTCAGCACTGCGGATTTTGAGTCCGCCGCGTCTCCCAGTTCCGCCATCTCGGCTGATGTCAACTTCTGTAATTTTAACCTTTAAACTTAACTACTTTTTTAAAATCCCTTACCATTATAACTGATAAGATCAAATTTGTCAATCGGGTACTTGACTTTTGGTAATTTGTGATTATAATATAATTATAATAAACTCGTCCTCTGAAAGGAGGTGAAAAAAACTAAAAAGACAGGTGGGCTAAGAGATTAGCCATGAGGTTGGTAGTGTGCAAGGGTTTAATAAAAAGGAGAAGAAATGAAGCAATTAATTACAATAATGTTTAGCATCCTTATATCTCTTGCCTTCGTATACGCTGATGTGCAAGGCAAGGTGATAAAAGGATACGAGCCCTTTCCGAAGGGAACAAATGAACTTCCATCCGCAGGATTGAAAGCACCGTCATTCTTCCCCCGGGGTGGAGGACCGGATGATTTCGGCTATCAGTGGTTAGATTCCCGCGATCCTGGTGGACCGGTATTTAACTGGATTGAAATTTCGGGTACCGGTTACAATCTGAATTTGCCTGATGATGGCTATTACTATCCGATATCTTTCCAGTTCACATTTTACGATAGCATTTACAACAATATCGCTGTCGCTTCCAATGGAACGATTTATTTCCAGGATCGTTACCTGGGATTTTCTAATCTACCAATTCCCAGCCAGAATAGTTACGGAGTGCAAATCTTTATCGCTCCCTACTGGGATGATTTGAATCCAGCAGCATCTGGTGCGGGTGGCGTTTTCTACCAGATATTCGGTGATACCTTGGTCGTGGAATGGTATAATGTTCCAATTTACGGCACGAGTGATTTCCTGACCTTTGAAGCGATATTGATTGGCAGCACCGGCGAGATCATCTTCCAGTATCTTGATGCAATGAATGCCGCTGGCTCAAGCGCCACTGTGGGCATCCAGGGAAGACCTACCCAGCCACCACTCTGGGCTCTGCAATTCTCCTACAACACACAATCCCTTATCGATAGTTTAGCAATCCGCTTCTTCCTGCCGAGTTATAACCATGATGTAGGAATGAGAACGGTTCTGGCACCGGGTACACGAATCGGACCGGGTGTTTCGGTCGAACCGCAGGCGAGAGTGAAGAATTTCGGACAGAATACGGAAAGCTTCAATGTATATTGCCGGATTGATTCAGCAGGGGTGAATATCTACAACCAGAGCACAAGTATTTCTTCTTTAGCTCCTGGACAGGAAGCAACCGCGACATTTCCAAGCTGGACTTCTTGCACGACTGAAGGAATTGTCTACGATTTAACATTCTACACGGTTCTGGCAGGCGATGAAAATCCGAGTAATGACACCATTCGTTCCACTACCACCGTCTCTACGGTGGGTAATTGGGTCCGTTGTACTGATCTCCCCAATGCCGAACTTTCCAATGGCACGGGGTATGACCCGGTGAATGATGATATCTATTCCTTCGGCGGGACACCGGATGGCGGTTACAATTACCACAATTATACCTTCCGTTACGATCCCTCTAACAATTCCTGGCAGACCATGGCTAATATGCCTTATGCCGGTGACTGGATTGATGCCACCTATGTCCGGGGAAAATTCTATATCTTTGGACCATACGATGGCAGCGTCCGGAATTACACAATGATTTATGATGTGGCGAATAACTCCTGGAGCACCGGTGCAAATGTTCCACAGGCACGGATTGCTGGTGGCCAGGTAGCATATAAAGATTCGCTCATCTACTTCTTGGGTGGATACAATGGCTCAGCTCCGACGAATAATGTCCAGATTTACAATACCTATACCAATACCTGGACAACCGGAACCAGTCTCCCAACAAATTTCATGATGGGTGGGGTGGCGATCACCGGTGATACGATATGGGTAGTAGGCGGGTATAATGGCAGTGCCGCTTATTCCAATCTCTATTACGGAGTGATCAATCCTGCCAATTGTGAAAATATCACTTGGAATACGGGTGCAGCACTTCCCATACCGAATTTCAACAACGGTGCAACCCAGATGTATCGCAATGGCCGCAGATATCTCTATATGGTGGGTGGTTTTGAAAGTGCCGCTACCCCTACTGCTCACGCCTGGGAATATGATATTGATAATAACATCTGGACAGCGCTTCCCGACTATCCATTGACGATCGTGCGCAACGACTTTCTCATTGCCCGGCAGGGTTATAATGAAATCTATGTCTGCGGTGGTGACGATAACGGTGATTGGACCGCGACGGCTCAAGTATGGAAACTCCCCTGGTTCGTACCCGGAGTTTCAGAAAAAACTGGTACCTCTGATATAAAAGCGAAATTTGGCTTCGCTCCTAATATTCCGAATCCCACAAAATCTGCAGTCATCACCTATACTATAACCCAAGAAACTGAGGTGCTACTAAAAGTTTTTGATGCTACCGGCCGGGAAATCACTACCCTCGTTAACCGTAGAGAATCACCGGGTATGAAACAGGTCCGCTGGGATAATGACCAGCTTCCTGATGGTATCTATTTCCTGAGACTGGAAGCAGAAGGTAAGATTGCAACCCACAAATTGGTCCTCGTAAGGTAATCCATATCCTGGATTTTGCCGCCTCCCGGTTTGAACCGGGAGGCGGTTTTTTATTTTCATCACCTCTTGACAATTTTCATTTTTTAATTATAATAGACCATGTTTTCGAATAAAAAACCATTTTGGTCGAAAAATCTAAAAGGGAGCATTATATGACGGTCTCCAAAAAAGCAATGCGTGATGCGATAGTGGACGCCGCGCGATATATCTTTGCCCGGTTCGGCTATCGTAAAGCCACCATGGATGCCATTGCCCGGGCAGCCCGCAAGGGTAAAAGCTCGGTTTATTACTATTTCAAAAACAAAGAAGAAATCTTTCTTGCCGTGATTGAAAAAGAAGCAAGTGCGGTGAAATCGGAGATAAGAAATGCCCTGGCGTCGGCAAGCGACCCGAAGGAGAAACTAACAATCTATGTCCTCACCCGGATGCGGGTATTCCATCGCATTGCCCGGTTTTACAGTTCTTTCCGAGAGGAGTATTTCAAAGAGTATGATTTTATCCAGCGCTTCCGAGAAAACTATGACCGCTACGAGACAAAACTCATTTTGGATATCTTGCGGGAAGGCATCAAAAAAAATATCTTTGCTATCCCCGACCCAGTGCTGGCTGCCAATTATTTTGTCACGGCTTTGAAGGGTTTTGAATACCTCTGGGGGATTGAAGAGGACATTGGTAAATTAGAGAAAAAGACCGAGGCAATGTTGGAGATGCTTTATCGGGGGATTTTAAAAAGATGATTAAAAATTTTTTAAGCGACTTTCGACCAAAAAACAAAAATGGTCAAAAATTCTATAAAGGAGAAAATCAATGAGAAAAATTGCCTCATGGGTTGTCACCAAGCGAAATTTGGTGGTGATAATCTCGGTAGTATTGAGCCTGCTATTTGCATTCTTTTTAAGAAAGGTCGCGGTGAATTCCGATCTGGGTAGTTATTTACCTAAAACCGACCCCGCGGTCAAACTCCTTGATTACCTCGGTGAAAAATATGGCGGGAATAGTTTAGGAATCGTAATCATAAAATCCGATGATGTTTTTAAACTCGAAACCATAAAAGCCATCGCCGAACTCACTCGCCAGTTCCGTCAGATTGAAGGAATAAGTTATGTGACAAGTCTCACTAATGTCTTGGATATCAAAAAGACGACCGAAGGATTAGAGATTGGCAAATTGATAGATGAAGATAATATCCCCGAACAGAGGGACTTAGAAAAAATTAAAGAATATGCCCTGTGTAAAGAGATCTATCGGAATAAGTTGATTTCCGAAGATGCAAAAACGACGCTGATAATCTGTCGGATTGATGGCGACAAATCTAAAGTAGCCAAGGCAATTGAACGTGTTACGAAGAATGCAAACTTGCGAGGTATCAAAACCTACTTTGCCGGGCTGCCTTTCCAGTTAAATGCGATAAATGATCTCATAATAAAAGATATCAAAGTGCTTTTGCCGTTTGTGGCATTGATTATTTTAGTCGTTCTTTATTTCAGTTTTGGTTCAACTATTTATGTGCTCATGCCCCTTTTGTCCGTAGGATTGAGTGCGCTCTGGACAGTTGGATTTATAGCAATGTGTGGTGTTCCTCTCACCATTATCACAAATATAATTCCAGCAATCCTTATGGCTGTAGGTAGTGCCTACGCAATCCATGTGATCTGCAAATTTATGGAAGAAAAGGACGAAAATGCTCAAACAAGGGCAAAAAATGCTCTATCAAAGGTTATT contains:
- a CDS encoding T9SS type A sorting domain-containing protein encodes the protein MNGDQIQLFYTARDSIRYRYSWTGTENLSQTWSLTTGDPETSSGQVSSGQYLAWTKKENGLSHLYYGAIPASGTINPIEVNYSTDLISYPQILFNPKPPSIDLVWTEYSEIDSIGTIYYLNLPITEVAPKYAFDMGTETPVPILVQRDRYKVLGTEDYKTFDYDSTELVYHLTLHSPHTKYKVRWTWYHEEGNKIHLQFNIDDIFHHNKWVKPGEKIIEESWIPDACIHDNEITIKVKLLNGTVAVLSGFEIYAEEVGGGGPQGEETKLTSPFYFDRLYPNPAKGVIRLRFNSPDERKITIKIYDVCGRLVNEKNIIKSKIGMNELLITPKDLSAGVYFVRLETDGYQKVEKAILLR
- a CDS encoding tetratricopeptide repeat protein → MKDMKRGVKSEDSFQRTMERVIKFIVRHRETATWLGIGLLAAIFIIGYLLYPQEKTNPEAELLYTQAINLVSMGRLQDAENYFLQLTEKFGNTRPGRVAYYYLGVINYNTARFSEALDYFDRFLSKEKRDPLLTPSAQFGAGCAAEGLKDYERAMKYYEKVAKNKKSHFYFLGMLAWGRINGILGNPERAREILKKLLEQNPPQDITNDARFYLGYFNR
- a CDS encoding glycoside hydrolase family 57 protein, with product MNNLSLAFLWHFHQPIYSTPDDNVLPMPWVRLHAIKDYLDMLKNLQKFPMLTATFNFTPSLLLQIKEYKEGKSTDRQFLLFRKRAEDLTLEEKVEILKDFFLANWEKMVEPYPRYFSLLMKRGKKLVPEELPSVAESFTTDEFRDLQIWANLVWIDPLFREEIKELYQKGKNFREQDKEIIINLQNKIIGSLFDEYKNAYQSGQIELTTSPLAHPILPLLINSNLAKISTPNLEIPFEFKHPEDARAQILQGLKVFEDIFGFRPKGLWPSEGSVCAELIPILSELGIEWIATDEEILARSINISFKRDEHGIPNQSHRLYRPWQIGNVKIFFRDHLLSDRIAFVYNGWEAEKAVEDFITRIKQIAGSLSPTEKYILPVILDGENAWEYFDNDGTEFLNLLYQRLSEERIPTTTFSRFLSEYPSPVNNLTNLFPGSWIGANFNIWIGKSEDHKAWLIIKNLREKIVASGTQDSQIWQRLYFLEGSDWFWWFGDDFFAVTTEIFDELFRKNALWIYQRLNMEPPHELFLPINPQSEIAATQPIDCITPTIDGKLTFFYEWYNAGYLDLQRTGGTMQRFAGLFAKVFYGFDDKNLYIRFDVVNQDINQYEYEINFEKPPGLKYVLGIAENVTFKIEEIAEVAIPLDNLNLTEEKHVEFVIKAREKGKEIDRTPLLKVSLTKKDIILKNWTV
- a CDS encoding TetR/AcrR family transcriptional regulator, which translates into the protein MTVSKKAMRDAIVDAARYIFARFGYRKATMDAIARAARKGKSSVYYYFKNKEEIFLAVIEKEASAVKSEIRNALASASDPKEKLTIYVLTRMRVFHRIARFYSSFREEYFKEYDFIQRFRENYDRYETKLILDILREGIKKNIFAIPDPVLAANYFVTALKGFEYLWGIEEDIGKLEKKTEAMLEMLYRGILKR
- a CDS encoding kelch repeat-containing protein, with amino-acid sequence MKQLITIMFSILISLAFVYADVQGKVIKGYEPFPKGTNELPSAGLKAPSFFPRGGGPDDFGYQWLDSRDPGGPVFNWIEISGTGYNLNLPDDGYYYPISFQFTFYDSIYNNIAVASNGTIYFQDRYLGFSNLPIPSQNSYGVQIFIAPYWDDLNPAASGAGGVFYQIFGDTLVVEWYNVPIYGTSDFLTFEAILIGSTGEIIFQYLDAMNAAGSSATVGIQGRPTQPPLWALQFSYNTQSLIDSLAIRFFLPSYNHDVGMRTVLAPGTRIGPGVSVEPQARVKNFGQNTESFNVYCRIDSAGVNIYNQSTSISSLAPGQEATATFPSWTSCTTEGIVYDLTFYTVLAGDENPSNDTIRSTTTVSTVGNWVRCTDLPNAELSNGTGYDPVNDDIYSFGGTPDGGYNYHNYTFRYDPSNNSWQTMANMPYAGDWIDATYVRGKFYIFGPYDGSVRNYTMIYDVANNSWSTGANVPQARIAGGQVAYKDSLIYFLGGYNGSAPTNNVQIYNTYTNTWTTGTSLPTNFMMGGVAITGDTIWVVGGYNGSAAYSNLYYGVINPANCENITWNTGAALPIPNFNNGATQMYRNGRRYLYMVGGFESAATPTAHAWEYDIDNNIWTALPDYPLTIVRNDFLIARQGYNEIYVCGGDDNGDWTATAQVWKLPWFVPGVSEKTGTSDIKAKFGFAPNIPNPTKSAVITYTITQETEVLLKVFDATGREITTLVNRRESPGMKQVRWDNDQLPDGIYFLRLEAEGKIATHKLVLVR